The proteins below are encoded in one region of Candidatus Planktophila lacus:
- the map gene encoding type I methionyl aminopeptidase: MAIQIKTLEQLKVMRRAGLVVAEIHQAIRAAIKPGMTTSALDAVAAACIKRNGATPNFLNYHGFPATICVSVNEEIVHGIPGDRLINDGDLVSIDCGAIIDGWHGDAAFSVGVGNVDAQDQKLMDVCEESMWRGIAAGKLGARLTDISAAIENYIDSQGKYGILQEYGGHGIGTEMHQEPHVLNFGKGGNGPELIVGMALAIEPMITRGTHKTKVLGDDWTVVSQDKSRGAHFEHSFALLPDGKPFVLTAADGGRAKLASLGVVVSDLLS, from the coding sequence ATGGCGATCCAGATAAAAACCCTTGAACAATTAAAGGTAATGCGTCGCGCCGGTTTAGTAGTCGCCGAAATTCACCAAGCGATACGAGCTGCGATTAAGCCAGGAATGACAACTAGCGCACTCGATGCAGTTGCAGCAGCCTGCATCAAAAGAAACGGTGCAACCCCCAACTTTCTTAACTATCACGGCTTTCCCGCAACGATCTGTGTTTCAGTAAATGAAGAAATCGTTCACGGTATCCCTGGGGATCGCCTCATCAACGATGGTGATCTAGTCTCAATCGATTGCGGTGCAATCATCGATGGTTGGCATGGCGATGCTGCATTTTCTGTCGGAGTCGGCAACGTTGACGCACAAGATCAAAAACTTATGGATGTCTGCGAAGAGTCAATGTGGCGCGGAATCGCCGCGGGTAAATTAGGTGCGCGCCTTACTGATATCAGCGCAGCAATTGAAAATTACATCGATTCGCAAGGTAAGTACGGAATTCTGCAAGAGTACGGCGGTCACGGTATTGGTACAGAGATGCATCAAGAGCCACATGTTTTAAACTTTGGAAAAGGTGGAAATGGTCCTGAGTTAATTGTCGGGATGGCACTTGCAATTGAGCCGATGATTACTCGTGGAACACATAAGACAAAAGTTTTAGGTGATGACTGGACGGTTGTATCTCAAGATAAATCTAGAGGTGCCCACTTCGAGCATTCATTTGCACTTTTGCCAGATGGAAAGCCATTTGTATTAACGGCTGCTGACGGGGGACGGGCAAAGTTAGCCTCTCTCGGCGTTGTAGTTTCCGACCTTCTCTCCTGA
- a CDS encoding adenylate kinase, with product MRLILVGPPGAGKGTQAQFLSAHYSIPHISTGDIFRANLKAGTDLGNQAKAFMDRGELVPDSVTNDMVKDRLTHDDVANGFLLDGYPRNVAQAEVLRAFLAEAKTPLQAALELAIASDEIIKRLSSRRTCRGCGASNEAGATNCSSCSGTDLYQREDDKEEVIARRLEVYEEQTAPIISFYRSEGLLITIPAAGNVSEITEHAITALGRLS from the coding sequence ATGCGTTTAATCCTGGTTGGACCACCAGGTGCTGGTAAAGGAACACAAGCTCAATTCCTATCTGCGCACTATTCAATTCCGCATATTTCAACTGGCGATATCTTCCGCGCTAATTTGAAAGCCGGAACTGATTTAGGTAACCAAGCAAAAGCATTTATGGATCGCGGCGAACTCGTTCCTGATTCAGTCACCAACGATATGGTCAAAGATCGTCTAACCCATGACGATGTTGCCAATGGTTTTCTTCTAGATGGCTATCCACGCAATGTTGCGCAAGCTGAAGTTCTTCGCGCATTTCTTGCCGAGGCTAAGACTCCGCTGCAAGCAGCGCTAGAACTTGCTATCGCATCAGATGAAATCATCAAGCGTTTATCTTCTCGTCGCACCTGTCGTGGATGCGGTGCATCCAATGAAGCAGGAGCAACCAATTGTTCTTCTTGCAGCGGCACCGATCTATACCAGCGCGAAGACGATAAAGAAGAAGTTATCGCACGACGTCTTGAGGTTTATGAAGAGCAGACCGCGCCAATTATCTCTTTCTACCGCTCTGAAGGTTTATTGATCACTATCCCAGCAGCCGGAAACGTTTCTGAAATCACCGAGCATGCAATTACTGCGCTCGGTCGCCTCTCGTAA
- the secY gene encoding preprotein translocase subunit SecY, giving the protein MLSAFGMAFKTPDLRKKIFFTLSIMALFRFGSVVPTPGVSYTAVQTCLNQVQTGGLFGLINLFSGGALIQLSVFALGIMPYITSSIIIQLLTVVIPRFETLKKEGQSGTAKLTQYTRYLTIGLAVLQSTGLVAVARTPGRLISGCNEAIIPDTSWQRIATMIIVMTAGTSVIMWLGELITDRGIGNGMSILIFTSIAASFPGQLWSIRVQKGLFAFIVVLAVGIAVVAAVVFVEQAQRRIPVQYAKRMVGRQAYGGTSTYIPIKVNQAGVIPVIFASSLLYIPSLIVNFTNSQAAWAVWVSRNLVNGDNVFYVTAYSALIIFFTYFYVAITFNPDEVADNMKKYGGFIPGIRAGRPTSEYLQYVLSRITAPGALYLALVAIIPIGALIVFGATQNFPFGGTAILIVVGVGLDTAKQIESQLQQRSYEGFLR; this is encoded by the coding sequence ATGCTTTCAGCATTTGGAATGGCTTTTAAGACACCAGATCTGCGCAAGAAGATCTTCTTCACTCTTTCAATCATGGCTCTGTTCCGCTTCGGTTCAGTCGTCCCAACTCCTGGCGTTTCATACACAGCAGTTCAGACATGTCTTAACCAAGTTCAAACAGGTGGTCTCTTCGGTCTGATCAACTTGTTCTCAGGTGGAGCGCTCATTCAGCTCTCTGTCTTTGCACTTGGCATCATGCCTTACATCACCAGCTCGATCATTATTCAACTTCTTACAGTTGTAATTCCACGCTTTGAAACTCTTAAGAAAGAGGGACAATCTGGAACTGCGAAGTTAACTCAATACACCCGTTATCTAACAATCGGTTTAGCAGTACTTCAATCAACAGGTTTGGTTGCAGTTGCTCGTACACCTGGTCGTTTGATCTCAGGCTGTAATGAAGCGATCATTCCTGATACTTCATGGCAGCGCATCGCAACGATGATCATCGTTATGACAGCCGGTACATCTGTAATCATGTGGCTCGGAGAGCTGATCACTGATCGCGGTATCGGTAACGGTATGTCTATCTTGATCTTTACATCTATCGCAGCGAGCTTCCCTGGACAACTCTGGAGCATCCGCGTTCAAAAGGGTCTTTTCGCATTTATCGTTGTTTTAGCGGTCGGTATTGCAGTTGTTGCAGCGGTTGTATTCGTTGAGCAAGCGCAACGTCGAATTCCTGTGCAGTACGCAAAGCGCATGGTTGGACGTCAGGCTTACGGCGGAACAAGTACTTATATTCCAATCAAGGTAAACCAGGCTGGCGTTATCCCGGTTATCTTCGCTTCATCGCTTCTCTACATCCCATCTTTGATCGTTAACTTCACCAATAGCCAAGCGGCTTGGGCAGTATGGGTTTCTCGTAACCTCGTAAATGGCGATAACGTCTTTTATGTAACTGCTTATTCAGCTTTGATTATCTTCTTCACCTACTTCTATGTAGCGATTACCTTTAATCCAGATGAAGTTGCAGACAATATGAAGAAGTACGGCGGATTTATTCCAGGCATCCGTGCCGGTCGCCCAACTTCTGAATACCTGCAATACGTTCTCTCACGTATTACAGCGCCAGGTGCGCTCTATCTTGCACTCGTTGCGATTATTCCGATCGGTGCACTTATCGTCTTCGGTGCAACTCAGAACTTCCCATTCGGTGGAACTGCGATCCTGATCGTTGTCGGTGTTGGTCTTGATACTGCAAAGCAGATCGAAAGCCAGTTGCAACAGCGTTCATATGAGGGGTTCTTGCGCTAA
- the rplO gene encoding 50S ribosomal protein L15, producing MTLKLHHLRPAPGAKKAKTRKGRGEASKGKTAGRGGKGTHARNTVRPGFEGGQLPLVMRLPKLRGFKNPARIEYQAVNVATINDLFPKGGDVTVADLIAKGAVRDSLPVKVLGNGDIAVKVSVTAHAFSASAVEKIAAAGGSTKVL from the coding sequence ATGACGCTAAAACTTCATCACCTTCGTCCAGCCCCTGGTGCAAAGAAAGCTAAGACTCGTAAGGGTCGCGGTGAAGCATCAAAGGGTAAGACCGCCGGTCGCGGTGGCAAGGGAACGCATGCACGTAACACTGTTCGCCCAGGTTTTGAGGGTGGCCAGCTTCCGTTGGTTATGCGTTTGCCTAAGCTTCGCGGCTTTAAGAACCCAGCACGTATTGAGTACCAGGCAGTTAACGTTGCAACAATTAACGATCTCTTCCCTAAGGGTGGAGATGTAACAGTTGCGGATCTAATTGCTAAGGGCGCAGTACGCGATAGCTTGCCTGTAAAGGTTCTTGGCAATGGCGATATCGCTGTCAAGGTATCTGTAACAGCACATGCATTCTCAGCATCAGCAGTTGAAAAGATTGCTGCCGCTGGTGGTTCAACCAAGGTTCTCTAA
- the rpmD gene encoding 50S ribosomal protein L30 produces the protein MPRLKVTQIKSKVGNKPEIRETLRSLGLKRINDVVVKEDRPEIRGMVYAARHLIKVEEVE, from the coding sequence ATGCCACGTTTAAAAGTAACTCAAATTAAATCTAAGGTCGGTAACAAACCTGAGATTCGCGAGACCTTGCGTTCACTTGGTCTAAAGCGCATCAACGATGTTGTCGTCAAAGAAGATCGTCCAGAAATTCGTGGCATGGTGTACGCAGCACGTCACTTGATCAAGGTTGAGGAGGTCGAATAA